The Spirosoma oryzicola region ATGCCGGCAAAGTAATCGGAAAATTGTAAATTTAGTAGATTTGGGCTTTAATAAACCATTAAGGTTGTGTCTGTCTGACAGTGCGTGACCACCGGTTGGAACCTAAAACGGAGACTCCGAGTTTGTAAACCACCGATATGAGCAAAATCGATTTACCGCCCTTTACGCTGGGCGAAACCATTACCCCAGAACAACGTCAGTTTTTTAATAAGCATGGCGTGATCGTTTTTCGTAATTTCATTCATCCTGAAACGGTCAAATTATTCATCAGTGAAGTTGAACGCATCGAGAAGGAGTGGCTGGCCGAAGGCCGTGACAAAGTCAACGGAGTACCGTTGAAATTTGGTCAGGATGAAGCCGGTAACTCGATGATTCAGCGGATGTGCTTCCTCTCGCAGCACAGCACCGCGCTTCACGAATTTTTGCAGGACCCGCGTCTGCAAGCCGTCGTGGATCTGTTGCAGCCTTACGAGGGCCGCATTGCCGAAATTGAAAAAGACGGCCTTATCCTCAATCACTACGTTCGTACGCCGAACAGTAAGTTCTCGCAAATGGGTTGGCATACCGATAGCCCCCGCGACATCTTCTTGGGTCAGCGGATCATGCCGATGCTGAACGTAGGGATTCACCTGAACGCTACACCTTACGAAAATGGTGGGTTACGCGTTATTCCAGGTACGCACAAGCAGGGCATTCTTAAAATGCTCTTCCGCAAAAAGTACTTCGTGGACAACGAACCGGACAAGCAGGAAATCGGCTTCGACATAAACGCTGGTGATCTGAGCGTCCATGATGGCCGTCTCTGGCACCGGGCGCAGCAGTCGCCCCACGTTGGTGAAGCGAGTCGTCGTCGTGTTATGTACGTACCGGTTGTGACGGGCAAATACATGCCTAAAAATGAGCACAGCAAAACGCCATTTTACCACCGGTTTATCTCCAAAGTAAATATTTAAGTCTTTAACGGTCTGGTGTAGCGATTGTTAGTCTCCAGTTTTTAGTTGCTCCTAGCGGCAACTTGCGCTAAAACTGAAGACTAAGACTCCCTCACCGGACCGTTAATCGTTAAAGACGGATTTATGGCTTACGCCCTCATTACGGGAGCCAGTAAAGGCATTGGTCTGGCGATTGCCGAAGAACTGGCTCGTCGTAAATATGATCTGCTACTGGTTGCCCGTTCGAAATCGCTCTTGCAGGATATTGCGCAGCGGCTGGCAACGTCCCACCGGATTAAGACTGATTTTTTTGCCGCTGATCTGGCCCAAGCCGGAGCCGCTCAACAAGTATTAGACTGGTGCCAGACGAAGAATTACCCAGTTCGGTTTCTGGTCAACAATGCGGGCTACGGATTAAGCGGACCGTTTGAGAAACACGCGCTGGCTGAGCATATCGACATGATGCAGGTAAACATGATGACGCTTGTGGAGTTGACCTACCTGTTTCTGCCGCAACTTCGTCAGCAGTCCAAAGCCTATATTCTGAATATCGGTAGTTCAGCTGCTTATCAGGCAATCCCCAAACTGAGTTTGTATTCCGCTTCCAAAGCGTTTGTCCTTCAGTTTAGCCGCGGACTTCGGCAGGAATTGAAATCCTCGTCGGTTTCGGTGACCTGCGTTTGCCCTGGCTCTACCGACACCGGTTTCGTTGACCGGGCGCAAATCGGAGACAAAGGCCGGAAAGCCGCACAACGGGTTAACATGACGCCCGAAGAGGTAGCGCTTCAAGCCGTGGACGCTACACTAGCCGGTAAGGCCGAAGTGGTTACGGGGGTACTCAACCAGCTTGGTAAACTGATGGCCTGGTTGTTGCCGAAAGGTATTGTCGAGAAAACCGCCGGAAGCATCTACGACTAAAGAATGAAGCCAGTTTTACAGATCGTTACGTAAATGGGCTAACCAATTGAACGATCATCACGAAGCGGAAGCTGTAACGGTCCTGTTGCAGTTTCCGCTTCCGGCTTTTTGCCCAATGGCACTTTATTTGCGTTACAACAGTTATAAAAATACAACTTTCATTCAGACGTTGGCCGTTGGAAGCGGGGCTGTCGGTTCAGCCAAAACAGCTTACCTTCAAACATCCGGCATTCGACGTCCAGCCAATACATGCAATTTTCCGATTTAAATTTAATTGACCCCATCCTGAAGGCGCTCGCCGAAGAAGGATACTCGAATCCAACGCCTATTCAGCAGCAAGCTATTCCTGTTTTACTGAGTCGCCGGGATTTATTGGGATGTGCTCAGACCGGTACGGGTAAAACGGCCGCTTTTGCGATTCCTATCTTACAACTGCTTAACGAAGAACGGAGTAAGAACCCGACGGGCCCCCGGCGGATCAAAACGCTTGTGCTGACACCCACGCGTGAGCTAGCCATTCAGATTGACGAGAGCTTTGCTGCCTACGGGCGTTACCTGAATCTGCGGCATACGGTTATCTTCGGGGGCGTCTCACAACATAGTCAG contains the following coding sequences:
- a CDS encoding phytanoyl-CoA dioxygenase family protein codes for the protein MSKIDLPPFTLGETITPEQRQFFNKHGVIVFRNFIHPETVKLFISEVERIEKEWLAEGRDKVNGVPLKFGQDEAGNSMIQRMCFLSQHSTALHEFLQDPRLQAVVDLLQPYEGRIAEIEKDGLILNHYVRTPNSKFSQMGWHTDSPRDIFLGQRIMPMLNVGIHLNATPYENGGLRVIPGTHKQGILKMLFRKKYFVDNEPDKQEIGFDINAGDLSVHDGRLWHRAQQSPHVGEASRRRVMYVPVVTGKYMPKNEHSKTPFYHRFISKVNI
- a CDS encoding SDR family NAD(P)-dependent oxidoreductase is translated as MAYALITGASKGIGLAIAEELARRKYDLLLVARSKSLLQDIAQRLATSHRIKTDFFAADLAQAGAAQQVLDWCQTKNYPVRFLVNNAGYGLSGPFEKHALAEHIDMMQVNMMTLVELTYLFLPQLRQQSKAYILNIGSSAAYQAIPKLSLYSASKAFVLQFSRGLRQELKSSSVSVTCVCPGSTDTGFVDRAQIGDKGRKAAQRVNMTPEEVALQAVDATLAGKAEVVTGVLNQLGKLMAWLLPKGIVEKTAGSIYD